One Watersipora subatra chromosome 4, tzWatSuba1.1, whole genome shotgun sequence genomic window carries:
- the LOC137393798 gene encoding uncharacterized protein yields MCDIVFEVCVSDIGKDDCSYYWLLTKPIKDITEYTFGNKIDDATNPLVIYVPAHHTWEGVSISVVVWDDEGSTETSVIRYDEVDIFRINFNNALDGVEKMYYEDGLRGDGLVEPSTLVFAVSGDCVEPTTESTTTHVPTTSTTTPTTTTTAPTTTTTPTTTTTPTTTTTLPTTTTPAPCTNLSPTRLEIYFVNFTNPGDLRATGQKCDHSSQPNKDLCDLTFDICVSKLGFRNCKYYRFYTPIVAEATSIDFENHPANGWTNPLVIDIVDPWEGVNVYITPFDDDSAENKRISLDQIDELDFTYNERKSNETKVIIERGIRRVNSTILTLAIKADCPIIPACVNTTESTLCDASLCDDAFIANTLCPITCKRCRVVNNVSGKQAAKAAPQKAQKKETMEVLPLCDQLQDDVLCVATICSHTQFAASCPITCNLCRLPDHVIQKRELSRTNDENPKQHVQASGNAAIFTSLGVMFLLALTALIAVCKRTRSVNA; encoded by the exons ATGTGTGACATAGTCTTTGAAGTCTGTGTCAGCGATATCGGCAAAGA CGATTGTAGTTACTACTGGCTGCTAACCAAGCCTATCAAAGACATCACAGAGTACACTTTTGGGAATAAAATTGACGATGCAACCAACCCTTTAGTTATCTACGTGCCAGCTCATCATACATGGGAG GGTGTAAGCATTAGTGTTGTCGTATGGGATGATGAAGGCTCAACGGAAACATCCGTCATAAGATATGATGAAGTAGACATCTTCCGAATAAACTTCAACAACGCACTTGATGGCGTTGAAAAGATGTACTATGAAGATGGTCTCAGAGGTGATGGTCTTGTGGAACCTTCAAC ATTGGTGTTTGCTGTGTCTGGAGACTGTGTTGAACCCACCACAGAATCAACAACTACACACGTGCCAACTACATCAACTACTACTCCAACAACAACCACAACAGCGCCGACCACAACTACTACACCCACAACCACAACAACACCGACAACAACTACAACACTACCTACGACAACTACTCCAGCGCCCTGTACCAACCTTAGCCCTACTCGCcttgaaatatattttgtaaactTTACAAATCCTGGCGACCTGCGTGCTACCGGACAAAAGTGTGACCATAGTTCTCAACCTAATAAAGATCTTTGTGATCTGACCTTTGACATTTGCGTCAGCAAACTTGGGTTCAG GAACTGCAAATACTACAGATTCTATACGCCCATTGTCGCAGAAGCTACAAGCATTGACTTTGAGAACCACCCAGCAAATGGATGGACAAATCCCCTTGTTATTGATATTGTTGATCCATGGGAA GGAGTCAATGTTTACATAACTCCATTTGATGATGATAGCGCAGAAAACAAGCGCATCTCTCTCGACCAGATTGATGAGCTCGACTTCACTTATAATGAGAGAAAAAGCAATGAAACTAAAGTAATCATTGAGCGGGGAATTCGAAGAGTAAATAGTACGAT ACTCACTCTCGCCATCAAAGCAGATTGCCCGATAATACCTGCGTGCGTCAACACTACAGAGAGCACTCTTTGTGATGCAAGTCTGTGTGATGATGCTTTCATAGCTAATACTCTATGCCCTATAACATGTAAACGCTGCAGGGTTGTCAATAATGTTAGTGGGAAGCAAGCAGCAAAAGCAGCACCACAGAAGGCTCAAAAGAAAGAAACG ATGGAAGTTTTACCGCTATGTGACCAGCTTCAAGATGATGTCTTATGCGTTGCGACGATCTGCTCACACACACAGTTTGCAGCTTCTTGTCCTATTACATGCAATTTATGCCGCCTGCCTGATCATGTCATCCAGAAACGAGAGCTTTCTAGGACCAATGATGAGAATCCG